The following nucleotide sequence is from Longimicrobium sp..
CGTCGCATCCGCTGAGCGGGACCGGCCGCCGGATCCCCGAACCGCGGCCCGCCGGAGACGGCGGGCCGCGGTTTTTTGCGGCCGCCGATCCGTGGCGCCCGGCAATCACCCGCACGGGCTCTCCGCCCCCGCCGCGCCGCCAGTCCTCTGCATGCCGATGAGGAGGGGAGCCGGTGCGTGGGCGCAAGCGGGCGATCCCGCCACTGGTGCGACCCGCCCGCGCGGACCCATCTTCCCCCTATCGTTTTCCGCGGATGGTGATTCGGTCCGCCCACCCGGTCACTCGCTGCATGACCAGACCCGTCTCCCTCGCCGCGCTGCTCTGCGCGTGCGCCGCCCCCGCGCTCCGCGCGCAGGATCTCCCTCCCGACACCATCCTCTCCGACACCGTGGCGCTGCCGGCGGTGACGGCGGTGGCCACGCGCGTGCCCACCCGCCTGCTCGACGTGCCGGCGGCCGTCAGCGTGGTGCCGAAGCGCGCGTTCGAGGACGCGTCGGGGCTGCGCGTGGACCAGGCGCTGCGCGGCGTGCCCGGCGTGCTGGCGCAGTCGCGCAGCGGGGGGATGGACGTGCGCATCACCATCCGCGGCTTCGGCGCGCGCGGCGCGGGCGACCGCTCCAACGCGGGGACCACGCGCGGGATCCGCGTGCTGCAGGACGGCTTTCCGGAGACGGAGCCGGACGGCCGCACGGCCCTGGACCTGGTCGACCTGGCGACCGTGGAGGAGGTGGAGGTGGCGCGCTCCAACGTCTCGGCGGTGTGGGGGAACGCGGCCGGCGGCGTGGTCGCCTTCTCCACCGTCCCCGCCTTCGCCCGTCCCTTCGCGAGCGCCGAGCAGCAGTCGGGGAGCTTCGGACTGTCGCGCTGGATCGCGCGCGTGGGGACGACGCTGGGCGGCGGGCGCGCGTACGTCGCGGCGGCGCATACGACGCTGGACGGGTGGCGCCAGAACTCGGCCGGCGAGCGGACGCTGGTGAACGCGGGCGTGGTGGCGCCGGTGGGCGGCCGCACCCTCCTGCGCCTGCACGCGGTCGGCGCGGAGAACCGCTTCGGCATCCCCGGCCCGCTCACGCGGGCGGCGCTCGACAGCGCGCCCGAGCTCGCCAACGCCACCTATCTCACCCACCGCGAGCGGCGCCACAACCGCTTGGGCCGCCTGGGCGCGGCGGTGGAGCACCGCGCGGGCGACGGCGTGTGGATCGACGGCGCGCTGTTCGTGCAGCCCAAGGCGCTGCAGCGCTCCGAGCGGGGGACGTTCCGTGACTTCACCCGCCAGCACCTGGGCGGGAGCGCCGGGGTGCGCTGGGAGCGGGCGTGGACCCCGGCGGTGCGCGGCACCTTCTCCGCCGGCGTCGACTACGCGGTGCAGGACGGCGCCATCCTCTTCTACTCGCTGACAGCGGACGGCGAGCGCGGCACCGAGCTGCGCGACAACAAGCGCGAGGGTGCCACCAACGCCGGCGTGTTCGCGCAGGAGGTGCTGTCGCTGGGCGGCCGCGTGGACCTGCTGCTGGGCGCGCGCTGGGACGACATCACCTACGACTACGCCAGCCGCATCAACCCGCGCCTGGACGACCGCAAGGCGTTCCGCCGCCTCTCGCCGCGGCTGGGGGTGCTCTGGCATGCGGACGCGGAGACCAGCGTCTACGCCAACCTGGGCGGCGGGGTGGAGGCGCCGGCGGGGAACGAGACCGACCCCGCGTCGACCTTCGGCCAGGACACGGTGACCGCGCTGAACCCGCTGCTCGAGCCGATCCGCTCCACCACTTGGGAGGCGGGCGCGCGCCACCTGAGCGCCGCCGGCGACGGGTTCGTGCGCGCGCTGGGGTGGGACGCGGCGGTGTACTGGACCGAGGTGCGCAACGAGATCGTGCCCTACCGGGGTGGGCGCTTCTACTTCACCGCCGGGCGGGTGCGCCGCCGCGGCGCCGAGCTGGGCGTGCAACTCCGCACCGCGCCGGGCGTGGCGCTCGAGGCGGCGGTGAGCGGGCAGGACCACCGCTACACCGAGTACGTGGTGGACTCGGTGCACTATGGCCGCCCCGGCGCTTCTGCTGACTACGCGGGGAACCGCGTGGTGGGGGTGCCGGCGGTGTTCGGCTCGGCGGCCCTGCGCTGGACGCCCGCCTTCCGCGACGAGGTGGAGCTGGAGCTGGCCGTGCAGCAGGCGGGCGCGTACTGGGCCGACGACGCCAACCGCGTGCGGGTGCCCGGCTACGCGCTGTGGACGGCGGGCGTGGCGCTGCGCCGGCCCGTGCGCCTGGCCGGCGGGATGAGCGCGCGGGGCGCGGTGCGGGTGGAGAACCTGGCGGACCGGAGGTACGTGGCCAGCGCCTTCCTGAACCCCGACGTGGTGTCCGGCGAGCCCGTGGCCTTCGAGCCCGGCTTGCCGCGGCAGGTGGTGGTGAGCGTGCAGTTGGGGTGGGAGCGGTAAGTCAGACCGGCGATTTTCACTCTCACACTGGGAGTTGTTTTGCAGGATTCTTTAACGCGGGTCGTAGCCGCCGTAATTACTCGCGGAGATTCAATGCTTGTCTGTCAGCGTCCGCACGAGAAGCGGCATGGCGGGCTATGGGAATTTCCAGGAGGTAAGTGTGAGAACGGGGAATCCGATGCCGCGGCTGTATTTCGAGAGCTCAAAGAAGAATTGGGTGTTGATGTAATTCAGGTTGGGGAGGAGCAGTTCAGTGTACGCGATCCTAACTCCAGATTTCTAATCGTATTTCTCCCAACTCAGATTGTCGGTGAGCCTACGTGTCACGAACACATCGCCCTACGATGGGCAGGGATGGAAGAGCTTGCGACCCTCCCTCTTGCGCCCAGCGATCGGCAGTATGTGGAGTTTTCCCGCGCAAAACCTCACCAGCAGCGATCCTAACGCGGTACCGCCCTGTGCACAGTCGCGGACAGCTGCAGCGCTGATTCTAGCGGTGACCGCAGCACATAGTATTGTGTCTGGCCTGTTTCTGAGAATCCAAATACCCTGTAAAGCACATAGTCCTTTCCACGCTGCTCCGCAAAGCTAAGCTCATTCGCCGTGATGAAGAACGGAGTGCGCTTCTTACCCCGGGTAGTTTTTACTTCAATAAACTTTGGCTCACCGCTCGGCGTACGTGAGAACACGTCATAGCCAAGTCCATCTCCCTCATCCTTTGCAGCATGAAACACATCCTTCGCTAAATCGGGCCGGCCGATTTCGAGCAAAATGCGACGCTCGTGCTCAACCACCCATTCCTCTCCCGCACGACCAAGGGCGCGGTTTGCAGAATCGCGTGCCGCATAATCAACGTCTTTTCGAGCCTTCTGTTCTTTACGCCTGTTGGACTGCTGCTGTGCCCCGCGAGGGGGTGCGACTTCAACGAGCGTTGGGTACGGAACCGGTGGAAGCTCGGCAGGGATCGATGCAACTTCAGCAGTCCCATGCTCAATCAACAGACCAGCAGCGCGAATGGGTTCGATCTGCCAATCAAGGACTTGCCACCGGAAGTGCACAGGGTGCTCAGATGTGGTGTCATGCCAAACATATCGCAGCTTACCCACGTAGCAATATGGCTCACCCTCATGTGCCCTAAGGAGCAGGAGGATCGAATCAAGTTCATGGTCGTGCTTCACAAATCGATGAATTTGATCGTCGTCCAGGTTTTGCTTTCGCTGTGAATCCCACTCAACCAAACCCGTAGTGGAAAGAGCATCTGCATACCCAGTGTGTTTCTCGAGCGTAACAAAAAACACAAAGTCGTTTGGACGACCGCTTAGTGAGACGATTCCGGAAATGCCCCACATTCCAGCGTTAGGGGTGAATGGGACTGTTGGATCAAGCAGGTCGTGGACTTCCTGCCGAGAGTAGGCTTGATACCGAACGAGTTGTGGATGTGAGAACTCTTCACGCTGGATGTGATTTCGCCGCTCAACCACAAACCCGAGTGCCTCAAGTCGTCGCTGAACGGTGGCCTCTCCGCCACTGAACTGACTCGACTTCGGGGCGCCTCGCTCGGGGTACTGGTATCCGTACGCAGCTGCGAAGATCGCCTTGGAGTCAAAGGTTTCATCGCCCACAACGAGGAAGTACTCACGTGAGTATCCATAGCCGTACTTCGTTAGGAACTTCACATGTCCCAAGAAGCGGAACTCATCGATTGCCTGTTGTACGGCAGGCCGGCTTGTGAGGTCAGACAGTCGCAAGTGCGGAAGCGTTCTTTCGGTGGCCGAAGAGGTGCGCGATGCTGGGGTTTGTTACCAATTCTGTTCGCGCGGTGGGCAAATAGGTGCGGACGAAGAATAGTGTAACGGTGTTGGATCGTACAGATGGATGAGCTACGATTTTGTCTGAGCGGAAACGCAACCATCCATCTTGACAATCCGCCGCAGCTTAGCCAATCTCAATCCTCGCAAATGTTTCCGCGCGCGGGCGGTTCCCAGCCGCCGCAGCGGCGGAGGCCAACGGTTGTTCCTCGCCCGCGTCGTGACCCGCCGGGCATCTTCCCTCACTGTCCCCGCCAACCTCACAGAGAGGCCAACATGCAGTTCACTTCCGCCCGTCTCCGCCGCAGCCTTGGGCTGGGGCTGATCGCCGTCGCCATCGGCGCCTGCGGCTTCAAGGACAAGGTCGCCGGCCGCAACAGCGACGGCGGCGTGGATCCCGAGAACGTGGACCAGAAGAGCTCGGCCACGGCCACCGAGGCCGAGCAGAACGCGTTCAAGGCGCCGGCCGACAGCAGCCTGACGCCGCAGCAGGTCGAGCAGTACCTGCGCACCAGCCTCACCCAGTTCGACCTGATCCGCGCCGAGGCGCCCTCGCTGCACCAGCAGGTGGCCGACATGGAGAAGCGCGGCAAGAGCGGCGGCGTGCTCTCCGGCCTGCGCAACGCGGCCGAGGGGATCAGCGCCATGAGCCACTGGGCCGACCTGATCGGCGGCAGCTACGTGCGCTCGGCGCGCTCGCTGCACTACAACCCGGCCGAGATGGAGTACGTGCGCGAGCGGATGGTGGCCGTCAGCGGGCACCTGATGACGACCTCGATGTCGAGCATGAGCCAGACGCTGCGCCAGCAGGCCGAGGCCATGAAGGGCCAGCCGGGCGGCGAGGAGAGCGCCCGCGCGCTGCTCGAGCAGGCCGACCAGATGGACGCGCAGAGCAAGCCGTCGCCCGCGGTGGCGCAGAACCTGGAGGCGCTGAAGAGCGCGCGCCCGAACGTCACCAACCCGATGTGGCAGCAGATCGGCTTCGCCAGCGGCGGGATGGGGCTGCTGGCGCTGACCGGCCTGGGCGACCCGGCCGACACCACCAGCGCCCGCAAGCTGAACGAGTTCCGCACCCTCTACACCGACGCGCTGAACAACCACGTGTCGGCGGGGCTGGAGGAGAAGCCGGCGGGGCAGCAGTAGATTTTCACGCCGCGGCTCGGTCCTCGGCTGACGGTTCGGCGGGCGGCTCCCGATGTGGGGGCCGCCCGTTCGCATGGTGCGAGGGTGCGAGGGTGCGAAAGTGCGAAAGTGCGAAGGTGGGCCGGATCGCATTCCACTCTCGCACCTTCGCACTCTCGCACTTTCGCACCCTTGCCGCGAAGCCGCCGCGCGAGCCATCATCCCGCGTCGTCCCCCGTCTCCACCCGACGCGCAAGAATCTTCCGAATGCCGAAGCGGATCGTCGCCGCGCTGCTCGCCGCCGCCGCGCTCCTGTGCGGGGCGCCCGCGGCCGGCGCGCAGATCGTCACGCGTCCGCACCTGGACTGGCGCACCGTGCGCACGCCGCACTTCGCCGTCCATTACCCTCGCGAGATGGAGGCGTGGACGCTCGACCTGGTCCCCCGCCTCGAGGCCATCCACGACGAGGTGACGGCGGTCGTCGGCTACGCGCCCGGGCGGCGCGTGACCATCGTGGTCGAGGACCCGTCCGCCGCGGCCAACGGCTTCGCCTTTCCCTTCCTGGACGAGCCCGCCATCGCCCTGTGGCCCACGCCGGCCGATCCCCGCTCCAACATCGGCCACACGCGCGACCCCGCCGAGCAGCTGGCCGTCCACGAGTTCACCCACATCGCCCACCTCTCTCGACCGCCGCGCAACCCGCGCCAGCGCTTCTTCCTCCGCCTCTCCCCCGTCAAGCTGGGCCCCGTGGCCGTAAAGGCGCCGCGCTGGCTGACGGAGGGGTACGCGACGTACGTGGAGGGGCGATTGACGGGGAGCGGGCGGCCGTACGGGGTGGTGCGCGCGGCGGTGCTGCGGCAGTGGGCGCTCGAGGGCCGCCTCCCCCGCTACGACCAGCTCGGCGCCACGGGGGGATTCTACGGCGGGGCGATGGCGTACCTGGCGGGCTCCGCCTACCTGGAGTGGCTGGTGGAGCAGCGTGGGCCGCAGAGCCTTCCCAACCTCTGGCGGCGGATGAGCGCGCGGCGCGACCGCACCTTCGACGCGGCCTTCGCCGGCGTGTTCGGAGCGACGCCGAGCGAGATGTACGGGCGCTTCACCGTGGACGTCACCGAGCGCGCGCTGCAGGCCCGCAACGAGTTGCGCGCGGCCGGGCTCGCGGTGGGGGATACGGTGCAGCGGCTGAACTGGGGGACGGGCGATCCCGCGGTGTCGCGGGACGGGCGGTACGTGGCCATCGTTCTCCGCGGCGCCACCCCGGCCGCGTCGCGCGTGGTCGTCTGGAGCGCGGCGGACGAGCGGCCCGACACGGCGGCCGTCGCCCGCGCCAACCGCGCGCTCCTGGCCCGCGATCCCGAGGACGTCCCGGACATCCCCAGCCGCTTCCCGGCGAAGCGCGCGCTCGCCACGCTCTATCCCGTCGACGGGCGCCCGCACGACGCGCCGCGCTTCATGCCGGGCGGCGACGGCATCCTCCTGACCCGTTCGGAGCCGCTGGGCGATGGGGCGACGCGGCCCGACCTCTTCCTCTGGGACTGGCGGAGGAAGACGATGCGGCGCATCACCCGCGGCGCGTCGGTGCGCTGGCCCGATCCCGCGCCGGACGGCCGTACCGCCGCGGCCATCCAGTGCACCGGCGGCCTCTGCGGCGTGGTGACGGTGGACCTGGCGACGGGCGCCGTCCGTCCGCTCGTCCGCGCGCGCCCGAACCGCGTCTACTACCGCCCGCGCTGGTCGCCGGACGGGCGGTCGGTCGCCGTCTCGGTGCAGGAGGGGCGGCGCTGGCGCATCGCGATCGTCGATCCCCGCACGGGCGCGGAGACGGCGATCGGACGGGACGACGGCGCGAGCCGCTACGACGCCGCCTTCCTCCCGGGCGGACTCGCGCTGGTGGCGGTTTCGGAGCGCGGCGGCATCGCCAACCTGGAGATCTTGGACCTCGCGACGGGGGAGACGCGGACGCTCACCCGCGTCACCGGCGGGGCGGCGGCGCCGGAACCGGTGGGCGGACGCATCTTCTACCTCTCCCTGCACGCGCGGGGACTGGACCTGATGCGCATCCACCCCGACAGCGGCGCGGCCGACCCCGTCGTGGCGCTAGACACCACGCTCGTCCCCGCCGTTCCGCGCGTCGCCGCCGCGGAGCCGGACACGCTGCGGCGCGGGCCGCTTCCCACGCCGCGCGCATACGGGCTGGGGCCGCGCCGCAACCGCATCCTCCCCACCGCGGCGGCGGACGCGGACGGCGGCGCGGGCGGGGTGACGCTCCTGAACGGCGATCCCGTCGGCCGGCTGACGGCGATGCTGAAGGTGGTCGGCGGCGACGCGGGGATGCCGCGGGGCGCCGCGCTGAACGCCGTCTACCGCCGCTGGCTCCCGAGCGTCGGCATCGACGCGTTCGCGCTGCGCCACCGCCCGTCGCGGCTGCACGACGCGCTGCTGGCGCCGGGGGATTCGCTGGACGCGGACTACGCGGGCGGCACGCTCATCGCCGAGCTGCCGTGGGGCGGCTCCGCGCTCCGCCGGCGCCTGCGCGCGGGCGTCTCCGCCGGCGCGCTCGATCTCGCCGGGGAGGATGCAACGACGCGCACCCTCGCCTTCGCCGAGGCGCAGGGCGGGGTGACGGAGTCGCGCGGCGGGCAGTCGCTCGCGCTCTCCATCACCCTGAACGGCACCGTCGGGCGGACGGGCGGCGAGACGTGGACGCGCGGCGTGGGGACGGCGGCCGCGGCGGTGCGCGCGCTCGGCTTCGACCTGCGCGGCCAGGTGACATACGGCCGCGTGTCGGACGACGCGCCGCGGTGGGAGCGGTTCGTGGCCGGCGGCGCGCGCCAGCAGCTGTTCGACGACGCGATCCTGTCGCAGCGCATCCCCCTGCCCGCGGCGCGGTTCGGGGTGGTGCGGGGAAGCGAGCTGGCGGCGTACCGCCTGGGCACCGACGTCGGGAGGCTGACGCCGTACCTGGCCGGGGTGAGCGCGGACGCGGGGCTGGAGGAATGGTACCGCGTCGTCGGCGTGGAGGCCGCGTTCGACACGCCGCCGCTGAACGTGCTGCGCATCCCCTCGGTGCGGCTGACCGCGGGCGCCGGCTACCCGCTGGACGCGCCCGACCGCCACCAGGTGCGGGTGTATGCGACGGTGACGTATCGGCCGTAGGCGCGGGGCCCTCACCCGGCAGGCCCTCACCCGAAAAAACGAGCCGTGACGGTACTGCTGTCACGGCTCGTTTTTTCGACCTCTCCCAAACAGATGGGAGAGGTAACTGCAACAGCAACTTAGGCTTAGGACCGAACCGAGTGCAGTTCTCCCCTCCCCTGCGGAGCGGGGGAGGGGCCGGGGGAGGGGGCCAACCCAGGCGGGCAGGAAGCATCCCGATCCGCGACGAACCCACTCCCCGCGCTGAAGTCTCCCCCCTTCTCCCCGTTATCGGGAGAAGGGGGGTCGGGGGGGATGAGGGGCCTCGCGCGCAGCGCGACCCCGCTGTTTCGCGATCTGGCGATCTACACGCCGAGGCTGATCCCCACCCGCACGCCGCGCCCGGGTGTCGCGCCCACGGCGGGCGAGGTCGACGGCACGGTCTGCCAGCGCTCGTACTCGCGCTGGCCGACGAGGGCACCGACGCCGGCGCCGGCCGCGCCCATCGCGGGGGCCAGCCAGAGCGCGGTGGTCCACGGGTTCCGCGCGGCGCCGTCGTCGGCGGTGCCGCTGCCCAGCACGAGGCCGAGGATCGCGCCGGCCACCACGCCCGCGAAGGCGCCGGTGGTCGCGGCCGGGGTGCGGGCGCGGCCGGGCACCTGCCCCAGGCTCACCTCCACGCGCCGGATCAGCTCGCGCGGGATGGAGATGGTGTCGGCCTGCGTGTCCTGCTTCACGTGCGGGTCCAGCCGCAGCAGCACGCGCCCGTTCTCGGTCGACATCACCGTGCCCGTGAACCGCGAGGTGGAGCGGATGATGGGCGCCGACACGCGCACGCGCGTCCCGGTCTGCAGCTCCTGCCCCGCCGCCGGAGCGGCGAGCGCGAGCGCGGCCATCGCGAGCAGGAGGTGCGGAGTGCGGCGCATCGGCGTTCGGCTCGAGGTGGGTGAATCGATGTTCCCACGCACAATTGCGAACGTCGTGCCCATTCGTCAACTGCAGAATTTCTCACGCAGAGTCAGCAGGGTCAGCAGTGGAACCGCGGTTCTCTGCTGACCCTGCTGACTCTGCGTGAGACAAAAAGGCCGGCTTCGATACACATCGAAGCCGGCCCTCCGCATTCGCGCCCCGCGATATCACAGCGGCCGTTCGTACACGCGCCAGGTCTTGTAGACGTACGCGCCCACCTTCTCCAGCGCGTGCCGCATGGGGCCGTTGTCTTCCAGGATCCACGAGCAGTCGGCGTTGTCGTAGCCGTACCGGGCGCCCATCTGGAACACCTTCAGGTACAGCGCCGCGCCGATCCCCGAGCGCTGGAAGCCGGGCTTCATCCCCAGCGTCAGCACCCGCGCCGTGCGGATCTTCCGCTTGGCCCAGAGGAAGCGGAAGATGCCGAAGGGAAAGAGCCGGCCGCTCTTCAGCGGCTTGATGGCGCGGTTGAAATCCGGCAGCGCCAGCAGGAACCCCAGCGGC
It contains:
- a CDS encoding TonB-dependent receptor, whose amino-acid sequence is MTRPVSLAALLCACAAPALRAQDLPPDTILSDTVALPAVTAVATRVPTRLLDVPAAVSVVPKRAFEDASGLRVDQALRGVPGVLAQSRSGGMDVRITIRGFGARGAGDRSNAGTTRGIRVLQDGFPETEPDGRTALDLVDLATVEEVEVARSNVSAVWGNAAGGVVAFSTVPAFARPFASAEQQSGSFGLSRWIARVGTTLGGGRAYVAAAHTTLDGWRQNSAGERTLVNAGVVAPVGGRTLLRLHAVGAENRFGIPGPLTRAALDSAPELANATYLTHRERRHNRLGRLGAAVEHRAGDGVWIDGALFVQPKALQRSERGTFRDFTRQHLGGSAGVRWERAWTPAVRGTFSAGVDYAVQDGAILFYSLTADGERGTELRDNKREGATNAGVFAQEVLSLGGRVDLLLGARWDDITYDYASRINPRLDDRKAFRRLSPRLGVLWHADAETSVYANLGGGVEAPAGNETDPASTFGQDTVTALNPLLEPIRSTTWEAGARHLSAAGDGFVRALGWDAAVYWTEVRNEIVPYRGGRFYFTAGRVRRRGAELGVQLRTAPGVALEAAVSGQDHRYTEYVVDSVHYGRPGASADYAGNRVVGVPAVFGSAALRWTPAFRDEVELELAVQQAGAYWADDANRVRVPGYALWTAGVALRRPVRLAGGMSARGAVRVENLADRRYVASAFLNPDVVSGEPVAFEPGLPRQVVVSVQLGWER
- a CDS encoding DUF3883 domain-containing protein — its product is MKFLTKYGYGYSREYFLVVGDETFDSKAIFAAAYGYQYPERGAPKSSQFSGGEATVQRRLEALGFVVERRNHIQREEFSHPQLVRYQAYSRQEVHDLLDPTVPFTPNAGMWGISGIVSLSGRPNDFVFFVTLEKHTGYADALSTTGLVEWDSQRKQNLDDDQIHRFVKHDHELDSILLLLRAHEGEPYCYVGKLRYVWHDTTSEHPVHFRWQVLDWQIEPIRAAGLLIEHGTAEVASIPAELPPVPYPTLVEVAPPRGAQQQSNRRKEQKARKDVDYAARDSANRALGRAGEEWVVEHERRILLEIGRPDLAKDVFHAAKDEGDGLGYDVFSRTPSGEPKFIEVKTTRGKKRTPFFITANELSFAEQRGKDYVLYRVFGFSETGQTQYYVLRSPLESALQLSATVHRAVPR